Proteins encoded in a region of the Magallana gigas chromosome 8, xbMagGiga1.1, whole genome shotgun sequence genome:
- the LOC105330807 gene encoding spidroin-2-like precursor (The RefSeq protein has 12 substitutions, 1 non-frameshifting indel compared to this genomic sequence): MSLLWFCVLLLVASVCGNPPEVINLGTRFIPRYHNQYSDLVARILRARGIRVYSVHDVGALTSTTLSRRFYGIGGDSSLGLDNTFVRSSVATGRPSITYEELYGGVDTSDLPDAAVPLVGSTSFPGPYGPETGGPGPYDLGPIGDGPGPYGPGPYGPGDGPGPYGLGPDGGSGPYGPGDGPGPYGIGPDGGSGPYGPGDGPGPYGLGPDGGSGPYGPELDGPGPYDAGLSGSGLSGFGTAGVEIGGSGLSTAGLGVDRLYDESYINGPRGTGFGDFGGLDDGFSTSSGSLLTGSSSIYPSTNYGPLSTGGRSSVFTSYQSTSPTYTDLYNRRFSSAELGAGAGIGLDGALGSGFSATSSFVDTTPYSGFSSAGAGYSDDYGLDGGLGYMRRYRRTYTLPGYSSVQRRIRYLPRRQFTTRVVNYPPTVTTYQ, encoded by the coding sequence ATGTCGTTACTGTGGTTCTGTGTGCTACTCCTAGTAGCGTCGGTTTGCGGCAACCCTCCCGAGGTCATCAACTTGGGGACACGCTTCATCCCCCGTTATCACAATCAATACTCGGATATTGTGGCCAGAATACTAAGAGCCCGAGGCATCCGAGTGTACTCGGTCCATGACGTCGGGGCCTTAACATCCACAACATTGAGCAGGCGCTTCTACGGTATCGGTGGGGACTCCTCTCTGGGTCTGGACAATACCTTCGTCAGAAGCTCTGTAGCTACTGGGAGGCCATCTATTACTTACGAGGAATTGTACGGCGGTGTGGATACATCCGATTTACCAGATGCAGCCGTTCCCCTTGTAGGCTCTACTTCGTTTCCGGGGCCATATGGGCCTGAAACAGGCGGACCTGGACCCTATGATCTAGGACCTATAGGAGATGGACCCGGACCATATGGACCTGGGCCCTATGGACCAGGAGACGGACCTGGACCCTATGGTCTGGGGCCAGATGGTGGATCCGGACCCTATGTACCAGGAGACGGACCGGGACCCTATGGTCTAGGGCCAGATGGTGGCTCCGGACCCTATGGACCAAGAGACGGACCTGGACCCTATGGTCTAGGGCCAGATGGTGGATCCGGACCCTATGGACCTGAATTAGATGGACCGGGGCCATATGATACTGGGCTAAGTGGATCTGGACTAAGTGGCTTTGGAACCGCTGGAGTCGAAATCGGTGGATCAGGTCTCTCGACTGCTGGACTTGGAGTAGATCGATTATATGATGAAAGCTATATTAATGGACCCCGCGGGACTGGGTTTGGTGATTTCGGTGGTCTAGATGGTGGGTTTTCAGCTTCATCGGGTTCTCTACTGACAGGAAGTTCTTCTATCTATCCAAGTACCTACTACGGACCCCTTTCAACAGGAGGTAGATCTTCCGTCTATGCGTCCTATCAGTCGACATCTCCCACATACACCGACTTATACAACAGACGATTCTCATCCGCCGAGCTTGGTGCTGGTGCTGGTGCTGGTATAGGATTAGACGGTGCCCTAGGGTCCGGCTTCTCGGCTACCAGTTCCTTTGTCGATACAACACCTTACTCCGGTCTTTCTAGCGCTGGGGCAGGTTATTCCGATGACTATGGTCTTGACGGTGGCCTAGGATATATGAGGCGCTACAGGAGTACTTACACTCTACCCGGGTACTCGTCTGTTCAACGAAGGATTAGGTATCTTCCGCGTCGTCAGTTCACCACCAGGGTAGTCAACTACCCTCCCACAGTGACCACCTACCAAT